One genomic region from Streptomyces venezuelae encodes:
- a CDS encoding HpcH/HpaI aldolase/citrate lyase family protein has protein sequence MNGMERLRTPLTWLYAPGDRPEVVRKALASGADVVIVDLEDAVAPHRKAYALDATVDLLADAHPVPVHVRVHSPLDIPTLAPLPGLCGLRVPKVTHATDIHRIAGLAPGLPLYPLLENALAVEHAYAIATAHPAVRGIALGEADLRADLGIRDDSGLDWPRGRVVVAARAAALPPPAQSVHPDIGDLDALAAGCARGRAMGFLGRAAIHPRQLPVIERAYLPTPEEVDAAREVIAAAGTDRGALALSDGRFVDAAVVEGAHRVLALASRTA, from the coding sequence ATGAACGGTATGGAGCGCCTGCGCACTCCCCTCACCTGGCTGTACGCGCCCGGCGACCGCCCCGAGGTCGTCCGCAAGGCCCTGGCCTCCGGCGCCGACGTCGTCATCGTCGACCTGGAGGACGCGGTCGCCCCGCACCGCAAGGCGTACGCCCTCGACGCCACGGTCGATCTGCTCGCCGACGCCCACCCCGTCCCGGTGCACGTCCGCGTCCACTCCCCGCTCGACATCCCCACCCTGGCCCCCCTCCCCGGCCTCTGCGGTCTCCGTGTACCCAAGGTGACACACGCCACTGACATCCACCGGATCGCCGGCCTCGCCCCCGGTCTCCCCCTCTACCCGCTCCTGGAGAACGCCCTCGCCGTGGAGCACGCCTACGCCATCGCCACCGCCCACCCGGCCGTGCGCGGCATCGCGCTCGGCGAGGCAGACCTCCGCGCCGACCTGGGGATACGGGACGACAGCGGCCTCGACTGGCCGCGCGGCCGTGTGGTGGTCGCGGCCCGCGCCGCGGCCCTGCCGCCCCCCGCGCAGTCGGTCCATCCCGACATCGGCGACCTGGACGCCCTGGCCGCCGGCTGCGCCCGGGGCCGGGCGATGGGCTTCCTCGGCCGGGCGGCGATCCACCCCCGCCAGCTCCCCGTCATCGAGCGGGCCTACCTCCCCACTCCGGAGGAGGTCGACGCGGCGCGGGAGGTCATCGCGGCGGCCGGGACGGACCGGGGCGCCCTGGCCCTCTCCGACGGCCGCTTCGTCGACGCGGCGGTCGTGGAGGGCGCACACCGGGTCCTCGCCCTCGCCTCCCGCACGGCCTGA
- a CDS encoding TIGR02234 family membrane protein: MGYVSAVPVPQPRAARVAVPTGGRRSLAAALLLGALGATVVLLSAGQIWAEGTASVGGGTVPVEADGSAVTGVPTALAIVGLAALFAVFAVRRTGRTLVAALLALSGAGAALAAVLGASDSAALDAEAARISGDTAAAVAGLTHTAWPYVTAAGAVLILLAGLLALRFGTIWPAMGGRYERSGTPRAARKAPTVDPDRPEDLWKALDRGEDPTRGE; the protein is encoded by the coding sequence GTGGGGTACGTGAGTGCCGTTCCCGTACCCCAGCCCCGGGCCGCCCGAGTGGCCGTCCCCACCGGCGGCCGCCGCAGCCTGGCCGCGGCCCTCCTCCTCGGCGCCCTCGGTGCCACCGTCGTCCTGCTCTCCGCCGGCCAGATCTGGGCGGAGGGCACCGCGTCCGTCGGTGGCGGCACCGTCCCCGTCGAGGCCGACGGCAGCGCCGTCACCGGAGTGCCGACCGCCCTCGCGATCGTCGGACTCGCCGCGCTCTTCGCCGTCTTCGCCGTCCGGCGCACCGGCCGCACCCTCGTCGCCGCGCTCCTCGCCCTGAGCGGCGCGGGCGCCGCGCTCGCCGCCGTCCTCGGCGCCTCCGACAGCGCCGCGCTCGACGCCGAGGCCGCCCGGATCAGTGGCGACACGGCCGCCGCCGTGGCCGGTCTGACCCACACCGCCTGGCCGTACGTCACGGCCGCCGGCGCCGTCCTCATCCTGCTCGCCGGCCTCCTCGCGCTGCGCTTCGGCACGATCTGGCCGGCGATGGGCGGCCGCTACGAGCGGTCCGGCACCCCGCGCGCCGCGCGCAAGGCCCCCACCGTCGACCCGGACCGGCCCGAGGACCTCTGGAAGGCCCTGGACCGCGGCGAGGACCCCACCCGGGGCGAGTGA
- a CDS encoding HGxxPAAW family protein, translated as MAGSAHGHTPAAWTGVIISFIGFCIAGVFMVAANQPGFWAGVGVIVLGGIVGGAMKIAGLGMPKESAAVAAAREAATATARARA; from the coding sequence ATGGCGGGCAGCGCCCACGGACACACCCCGGCCGCCTGGACCGGTGTCATCATCTCCTTCATCGGCTTCTGCATCGCCGGCGTCTTCATGGTGGCCGCCAACCAGCCCGGATTCTGGGCGGGCGTGGGTGTCATCGTCCTCGGCGGCATCGTCGGCGGAGCGATGAAGATCGCGGGCCTCGGCATGCCGAAGGAGTCGGCGGCCGTCGCCGCCGCCCGCGAGGCCGCGACCGCGACCGCGCGGGCCCGCGCCTGA
- a CDS encoding anthranilate synthase component I, translated as MDLETFRKLAADRRVIPVSRRLLADGDTPVGLYRKLAAERSGTFLLESAENGRSWSRYSFVGVRSDATLTVRDGEAHWLGTPPVGVPTDGDPLQALRATVETLHTPRSPEPGMPPFTGGMVGYLGYDIVRRLEKIGDSTRDDLELPELTMLLTSDLAVLDHWDGTVLLIANAINHNDLETGVDEAYAHAVARLDAMEADLARPVATVPAALPPSELPEFSALWGGPAYQDAVEDIKERIRAGEAFQVVPSQRFETPCAASALDVYRVLRATNPSPYMYLFRFENGFDVVGSSPEALVKVEDGHALLHPIAGTRHRGATPQEDHDLAEELLADPKERAEHLMLVDLGRNDLGRVCAPGSVEVVDFMSVERYSHVMHIVSTVTGRVAEGRTAFDVLTACFPAGTLSGAPKPRAMQIIEELEPSRRGLYGGCVGYLDFAGDADTAIAIRTALLRDGTAYVQAGAGVVADSDPVAEDNECRNKAAAVLRAVHTANRMNGS; from the coding sequence ATGGATCTCGAGACCTTCCGCAAGCTGGCGGCCGACCGCCGCGTCATCCCCGTCAGCCGCAGGCTCCTCGCGGACGGCGACACCCCGGTCGGGCTCTACCGCAAGCTCGCCGCCGAACGGTCCGGCACCTTCCTCCTCGAATCCGCGGAGAACGGCCGCAGCTGGTCCCGCTACTCCTTCGTCGGAGTCCGCAGCGACGCCACCCTCACCGTCCGGGACGGCGAGGCCCACTGGCTCGGCACCCCGCCCGTCGGCGTCCCCACGGACGGCGACCCGCTCCAGGCCCTGCGCGCCACCGTCGAGACTCTTCACACGCCCCGGAGCCCCGAGCCCGGCATGCCCCCCTTCACCGGCGGCATGGTCGGCTACCTCGGCTACGACATCGTCCGCCGCCTGGAGAAGATCGGCGACTCCACCCGCGACGACCTGGAGCTCCCCGAGCTCACCATGCTCCTCACCAGCGACCTCGCGGTCCTCGACCACTGGGACGGCACGGTCCTGCTGATCGCCAACGCGATCAACCACAACGACCTGGAGACCGGCGTCGACGAGGCGTACGCACACGCCGTCGCCCGCCTCGACGCCATGGAGGCCGACCTGGCCCGCCCGGTCGCCACCGTCCCCGCCGCGCTCCCGCCCTCCGAGCTCCCCGAGTTCTCGGCGCTCTGGGGCGGCCCGGCCTACCAGGACGCCGTCGAGGACATCAAGGAGCGGATCCGGGCCGGCGAGGCCTTCCAGGTCGTCCCCTCGCAGCGCTTCGAGACCCCGTGCGCGGCCTCCGCGCTCGACGTCTACCGGGTGCTGCGGGCCACCAACCCCTCCCCGTACATGTACCTCTTCCGCTTCGAGAACGGCTTCGACGTCGTCGGATCCAGCCCCGAGGCCCTCGTCAAGGTCGAGGACGGCCATGCCCTCCTCCACCCCATCGCGGGCACCCGGCACCGCGGCGCCACCCCGCAGGAGGACCACGACCTCGCAGAGGAGCTGCTCGCCGACCCCAAGGAGCGCGCCGAGCACCTCATGCTCGTCGACCTCGGCCGCAACGACCTCGGCCGGGTCTGTGCGCCCGGCTCGGTGGAGGTCGTGGACTTCATGTCCGTCGAGCGCTACTCGCACGTCATGCACATCGTCTCCACCGTGACCGGCCGGGTCGCCGAGGGGCGGACCGCCTTCGACGTCCTCACCGCCTGCTTCCCGGCGGGCACGCTCTCCGGCGCGCCCAAGCCCCGCGCGATGCAGATCATCGAGGAGCTCGAACCCTCCCGGCGTGGCCTCTACGGCGGATGTGTCGGTTATCTCGATTTCGCCGGAGACGCCGACACGGCCATCGCCATCCGCACCGCGCTGCTCCGTGACGGAACGGCGTACGTGCAGGCCGGAGCGGGTGTCGTCGCGGATTCCGATCCGGTCGCCGAGGACAACGAGTGCCGCAACAAGGCCGCCGCCGTGCTCCGCGCCGTACACACCGCCAACCGGATGAACGGCTCCTGA
- the trpA gene encoding tryptophan synthase subunit alpha has product MTSGNIQLLSETLAKAKAENRAALIAYLPAGFPTVDGGIAAIKAVFDGGADVVEVGLPHSDPVLDGPVIQTADDIALRGGVKIADVMRTVKEAHEATGKPVLVMTYWNPIDRYGIERFTEELAAAGGAGCILPDLPVQESAVWREHADKHGLATVFVVAPSSKDERLATITAAGSGFVYAASLMGVTGTRESVGEQAADLVRRTRATSGLPVCVGLGVSNATQAKEVAAFADGVIVGSAFVQRILDADGDEAAGLAAVRELAGELAAGVRRVS; this is encoded by the coding sequence GTGACGAGCGGAAACATCCAGCTGCTGAGCGAGACCCTCGCCAAGGCCAAGGCGGAGAACCGGGCCGCGCTCATCGCGTACCTGCCGGCCGGCTTCCCGACCGTCGACGGCGGCATCGCGGCGATCAAGGCCGTCTTCGACGGCGGCGCCGATGTCGTCGAGGTCGGGCTCCCGCACAGCGACCCGGTCCTCGACGGGCCCGTCATCCAGACCGCCGACGACATCGCCCTGCGCGGCGGCGTCAAGATCGCCGACGTGATGCGGACGGTCAAGGAGGCCCACGAGGCCACCGGCAAGCCCGTCCTCGTCATGACGTACTGGAACCCGATCGACCGCTACGGCATCGAGCGCTTCACCGAGGAGCTCGCCGCGGCCGGCGGCGCTGGCTGCATCCTGCCCGACCTGCCGGTCCAGGAGTCCGCCGTCTGGCGGGAGCACGCCGACAAGCACGGTCTCGCCACCGTCTTCGTCGTCGCGCCCAGCAGCAAGGACGAGCGCCTCGCCACCATCACGGCGGCCGGCTCCGGTTTCGTCTACGCCGCCTCGCTCATGGGTGTCACCGGCACCCGCGAGTCGGTCGGCGAGCAGGCCGCCGACCTCGTCCGCCGCACCCGCGCCACCTCCGGGCTGCCGGTGTGCGTCGGGCTCGGCGTCTCCAACGCCACGCAGGCCAAGGAGGTCGCCGCCTTCGCCGACGGCGTCATCGTCGGCTCCGCCTTCGTGCAGCGGATCCTCGACGCCGATGGTGACGAGGCCGCCGGGCTCGCCGCCGTAAGGGAACTGGCGGGCGAACTCGCGGCGGGCGTGCGTCGCGTTTCGTAA
- a CDS encoding DsbA family protein encodes MSEKNRGDGNRSARERLQQQRERDKAREKQRRVLIVSTAVVGVLGLAAVVGVIAANSGDDGGSDKAGPVVAPTGSVEGDKPAIPTGKADAPSTLAIWEDFRCPACAQFENVMRDTIHELEAAGALKAEYHLATLIDGNMGGSGSLRAANAAACAQDAGKFTAYHDTLYINQPPETDDAFGKNAELIELAAKVPGLDTPAFRSCVEDGTHDSWVEKSNEAFRNGGFRGTPSVLLNGESIFPTKGNEQISPENLKKWVAEANKGKKPGTASPSAPAAPSAPAASPAG; translated from the coding sequence GTGAGCGAGAAGAACCGTGGTGACGGTAACCGGAGCGCGCGGGAGCGCCTCCAGCAGCAGCGCGAGCGTGACAAGGCCCGCGAGAAGCAGCGGCGCGTCCTCATCGTGTCGACGGCGGTGGTCGGCGTCCTGGGCCTGGCCGCGGTCGTCGGGGTGATCGCCGCCAACAGCGGCGACGACGGCGGATCGGACAAGGCGGGGCCCGTGGTGGCGCCGACGGGGTCCGTCGAGGGCGACAAGCCCGCCATCCCCACGGGCAAGGCGGACGCCCCGTCGACGCTGGCGATCTGGGAGGACTTCCGCTGCCCGGCGTGCGCCCAGTTCGAGAACGTCATGCGGGACACCATCCACGAGCTGGAGGCCGCCGGCGCGCTCAAGGCCGAGTACCACCTCGCCACCCTCATCGACGGGAACATGGGCGGCAGCGGCTCGCTGCGCGCGGCGAACGCGGCCGCGTGCGCGCAGGACGCGGGGAAGTTCACCGCGTACCACGACACGCTCTACATCAACCAGCCGCCGGAGACGGACGACGCCTTCGGGAAGAACGCCGAGCTGATCGAGCTGGCCGCGAAGGTGCCCGGGCTCGACACGCCCGCGTTCCGCAGCTGTGTCGAGGACGGCACGCACGACAGCTGGGTGGAGAAGTCCAACGAGGCCTTCCGGAACGGCGGCTTCCGCGGCACGCCGTCCGTCCTCCTCAACGGCGAATCGATCTTCCCGACGAAGGGGAACGAGCAGATCTCCCCGGAGAACCTGAAGAAGTGGGTCGCCGAGGCCAACAAGGGCAAGAAGCCCGGCACGGCCTCTCCCTCGGCCCCCGCCGCCCCCTCCGCTCCCGCGGCTTCCCCGGCGGGTTAG
- the hisI gene encoding phosphoribosyl-AMP cyclohydrolase translates to MSSNLDPAVAARLKRSPDGLVPAIAQQYDTGEVLMLGWMDDEALHRTLTTGRATYWSRSRNEYWVKGDTSGHVQHVKAVALDCDADTVLVKVDQVGAACHTGDRTCFDADVLPLSQ, encoded by the coding sequence ATGAGCAGCAATCTCGACCCGGCCGTCGCCGCCCGCCTCAAGCGCAGCCCCGACGGGCTCGTGCCCGCCATCGCCCAGCAGTACGACACCGGCGAGGTGCTGATGCTCGGCTGGATGGACGACGAGGCACTCCACCGCACCCTCACCACCGGCCGCGCCACCTACTGGTCCCGCAGCCGCAACGAGTACTGGGTCAAGGGCGACACCTCCGGGCACGTCCAGCACGTCAAGGCCGTCGCCCTCGACTGCGACGCCGACACCGTCCTCGTCAAGGTCGACCAGGTCGGAGCCGCCTGCCACACCGGCGACCGCACCTGCTTCGACGCCGACGTGCTCCCGCTCTCCCAGTAA
- the trpC gene encoding indole-3-glycerol phosphate synthase TrpC → MSVLDEIIEGVRADLAERQARVTLDELKERAAKAPQAKDGVAALRGDGVKVICEVKRSSPSKGALAAIADPAGLAADYEAGGAAVISVLTEERRFGGSLADLEAVRARVDIPVLRKDFIVTAYQLWEARAYGADLALLIVAALEQEALVSLIERAESIGLTPLVEVHDEDEVERAVDAGARIIGVNARNLKTLKVDRSTFERVAPEIPAGIVKIAESGVRGPHDLIAYANAGADAVLVGESLVTGRDPKAAVADLVAAGAHPALRHGRS, encoded by the coding sequence GTGAGTGTGCTCGACGAGATCATCGAAGGCGTACGCGCCGACCTCGCAGAGCGGCAGGCGCGGGTCACCCTCGACGAGCTCAAGGAGCGCGCCGCCAAGGCGCCGCAGGCCAAGGACGGCGTCGCCGCGCTGCGTGGCGACGGCGTCAAGGTGATCTGCGAGGTCAAGCGCTCCAGCCCGTCCAAGGGTGCGCTCGCCGCGATCGCCGATCCGGCCGGACTCGCCGCGGACTACGAGGCGGGCGGCGCGGCCGTCATCTCCGTCCTCACGGAGGAGCGCCGCTTCGGCGGCTCCCTCGCCGACCTGGAGGCCGTGCGCGCCCGGGTCGACATCCCCGTCCTGCGCAAGGACTTCATCGTCACCGCGTACCAGCTCTGGGAGGCCCGGGCGTACGGAGCGGATCTCGCGCTCCTCATCGTCGCCGCCCTGGAGCAGGAGGCGCTCGTCTCCCTCATCGAGCGTGCCGAGTCCATCGGGCTGACCCCGCTGGTCGAGGTCCACGACGAGGACGAGGTCGAGCGTGCCGTCGACGCGGGCGCCCGGATCATCGGCGTCAATGCCCGCAACCTCAAGACCCTCAAGGTCGACCGCTCCACCTTCGAGCGCGTCGCCCCCGAGATCCCGGCGGGCATCGTCAAGATCGCCGAGTCCGGTGTCCGCGGCCCGCACGACCTGATCGCGTACGCCAACGCCGGCGCCGACGCGGTCCTGGTCGGCGAGTCCCTCGTCACCGGCCGCGACCCGAAGGCCGCCGTCGCCGACCTGGTCGCCGCCGGCGCCCACCCGGCGCTCCGCCACGGCCGGAGCTGA
- the trpB gene encoding tryptophan synthase subunit beta produces the protein MSSEFFIPDPEGQVPTAEGYFGAYGGKFIPEALVAAVDEVAVEYDKAKSDPEFARELNDLMVNYTGRPSALTEVPRFAEHAGGARIFLKREDLNHTGSHKINNVLGQALLTKRMGKTRVIAETGAGQHGVATATACALFGLECTIYMGEIDTQRQALNVARMRMLGAEVVAVKSGSRTLKDAINEAFRDWVANVDRTHYLFGTVAGPHPFPAMVRDFHRVIGVEARRQILERAGRLPDAAIACVGGGSNAIGLFHAFVPDAGVRLIGCEPAGHGVETGEHAATLTAGEPGILHGSRSYVLQDEEGQITEPYSISAGLDYPGIGPEHAYLKDSGRGEYRAVTDDAAMQALRLLSRTEGIIPAIESAHALAGALEVGKELGKDALLLVNLSGRGDKDMDTAARYFGLYDGEGSK, from the coding sequence ATGTCCAGCGAGTTCTTCATTCCGGACCCGGAGGGTCAGGTTCCGACCGCCGAGGGCTACTTCGGTGCCTACGGCGGCAAGTTCATCCCGGAGGCGCTCGTCGCCGCGGTCGACGAGGTCGCCGTCGAGTACGACAAGGCCAAGTCCGACCCCGAGTTCGCCCGCGAGCTCAACGACCTCATGGTCAACTACACCGGCCGCCCGAGCGCCCTCACCGAGGTCCCCCGGTTCGCCGAGCACGCCGGCGGTGCCCGGATCTTCCTCAAGCGCGAGGACCTCAACCACACCGGCTCCCACAAGATCAACAACGTGCTCGGTCAGGCCCTGCTGACCAAGCGCATGGGCAAGACGCGGGTCATCGCCGAGACCGGCGCCGGTCAGCACGGCGTGGCCACCGCCACCGCCTGCGCCCTCTTCGGTCTCGAATGCACCATCTACATGGGCGAGATCGACACCCAGCGCCAGGCCCTCAACGTGGCCCGGATGCGGATGCTCGGTGCCGAGGTCGTCGCCGTGAAGTCCGGCAGCCGCACCCTCAAGGACGCCATCAACGAGGCGTTCCGGGACTGGGTCGCCAACGTCGACAGGACGCACTACCTGTTCGGCACCGTCGCGGGACCGCACCCCTTCCCCGCCATGGTCCGCGACTTCCACCGGGTCATCGGCGTCGAGGCCCGGCGCCAGATCCTGGAGCGCGCCGGCCGCCTCCCCGACGCGGCGATCGCCTGCGTCGGCGGCGGCTCCAACGCCATCGGCCTCTTCCACGCCTTCGTCCCCGACGCGGGCGTGCGCCTGATCGGCTGCGAGCCGGCCGGCCACGGCGTCGAGACCGGCGAGCACGCGGCCACCCTGACGGCCGGCGAGCCCGGCATCCTGCACGGCTCGCGCTCGTACGTCCTCCAGGACGAGGAGGGCCAGATCACCGAGCCGTACTCGATCTCGGCCGGCCTCGACTACCCGGGCATCGGCCCCGAGCACGCGTACCTCAAGGACAGCGGACGCGGCGAGTACCGCGCCGTCACCGACGACGCCGCCATGCAGGCACTGCGCCTGCTCTCCCGCACCGAGGGCATCATCCCGGCCATCGAGTCGGCACACGCCCTCGCGGGAGCCCTGGAGGTCGGCAAGGAGCTCGGCAAGGACGCGCTGCTCCTCGTCAACCTCTCCGGGCGCGGCGACAAGGACATGGACACGGCCGCCCGCTACTTCGGCCTGTACGACGGGGAGGGCTCCAAGTGA
- a CDS encoding DUF2752 domain-containing protein: protein MDPQPTAEAETDEPLARPGESARADAPGPAAPTGPAVPPGLPVLPGPPALHAFPAPPPPRPLARRLLAPVATLAGVAAAFAYVGAVDPNEPGHYPVCPMLRFAGVLCPGCGGLRSAHAFVHGDLPAALGANALAVVGYGVFAVVMVLWLVRAVRGVPMRLAISPVWWWGIGAALALFTLVRNLPFGSALAP from the coding sequence GTGGACCCGCAGCCGACGGCCGAAGCCGAGACCGACGAACCTCTCGCCCGACCGGGTGAATCCGCCCGGGCGGATGCTCCGGGCCCGGCCGCGCCCACAGGACCGGCGGTACCTCCCGGTCTCCCGGTCCTCCCCGGCCCCCCGGCACTCCACGCGTTTCCCGCTCCGCCCCCGCCACGGCCGCTCGCCCGGCGGCTCCTCGCGCCGGTCGCGACCCTCGCCGGGGTCGCCGCCGCCTTCGCCTACGTCGGGGCCGTCGACCCCAACGAACCCGGGCACTACCCCGTCTGCCCCATGCTCCGCTTCGCCGGCGTCCTCTGCCCTGGGTGCGGCGGACTCCGCAGCGCCCACGCCTTCGTCCACGGCGATCTCCCGGCGGCCCTGGGCGCGAACGCCCTCGCCGTCGTCGGCTACGGCGTCTTCGCCGTCGTCATGGTCCTGTGGCTGGTTCGCGCCGTGCGCGGGGTGCCGATGCGCCTCGCGATCTCCCCGGTCTGGTGGTGGGGGATCGGGGCCGCACTCGCCCTCTTCACCCTGGTCCGGAACCTCCCCTTCGGCTCGGCACTGGCCCCCTGA
- the lgt gene encoding prolipoprotein diacylglyceryl transferase, whose amino-acid sequence MDLAYIPSPSTGVINLGPIPLRGYAFCIIIGVFVAVWYGNKRWIARGGTAGTVADIAVWAVPFGLVGGRLYHVITDYQLYFSEGENWVDAFKIWEGGLGIWGAIAFGAVGAWIGCRRRGIPLPAYADAIAPGIALAQAIGRWGNWFNQELYGKPTDLPWALKITESANREAGLYHPTFLYESLWCVGVAVLVVWADRRFKLGHGRAFALYVAAYCAGRGWIEYMRVDEAHHILGLRLNVWTAIIVFLLAVTYMVISARIRPGREEIVEPRAEKAGTAGEGATGVDADVDADFDADFDSDASEDAVSGAVPDSDEDVDHGAGNGAGSATKG is encoded by the coding sequence ATGGACCTTGCCTACATTCCCAGCCCGTCGACCGGCGTGATCAACCTCGGACCGATCCCGCTGCGCGGCTATGCCTTCTGCATCATCATCGGTGTCTTCGTCGCCGTCTGGTACGGCAACAAGCGCTGGATCGCCCGGGGCGGCACCGCCGGCACCGTGGCCGACATCGCCGTCTGGGCGGTGCCCTTCGGCCTCGTCGGCGGACGCCTCTACCACGTGATCACCGACTACCAGCTGTACTTCAGCGAGGGTGAGAACTGGGTCGACGCCTTCAAGATCTGGGAGGGCGGCCTCGGTATCTGGGGCGCCATCGCGTTCGGCGCGGTGGGTGCCTGGATCGGCTGCCGACGCCGGGGCATCCCGCTTCCGGCGTACGCGGACGCCATCGCGCCCGGTATCGCTCTCGCCCAGGCCATCGGCCGCTGGGGCAACTGGTTCAACCAGGAGCTCTACGGCAAGCCGACCGACCTGCCCTGGGCGCTGAAGATCACCGAGAGCGCGAACCGCGAGGCCGGGCTCTACCACCCGACCTTCCTCTACGAGTCGCTCTGGTGCGTCGGCGTCGCCGTCCTCGTGGTCTGGGCCGACCGCCGCTTCAAGCTCGGCCACGGGCGCGCCTTCGCGCTGTACGTCGCCGCGTACTGCGCGGGCCGCGGCTGGATCGAGTACATGCGCGTCGACGAGGCGCACCACATCCTCGGCCTCCGGCTGAACGTGTGGACGGCGATCATCGTCTTCCTGCTCGCGGTGACCTACATGGTGATCTCGGCGCGGATCCGGCCGGGCCGCGAGGAGATCGTGGAGCCCAGGGCCGAGAAGGCGGGGACGGCCGGGGAGGGCGCGACGGGCGTCGACGCCGATGTCGACGCCGACTTCGACGCGGACTTCGACTCCGACGCGTCCGAGGACGCCGTCTCCGGCGCGGTCCCGGACTCCGACGAGGACGTGGACCACGGCGCCGGCAACGGCGCCGGATCGGCCACCAAGGGCTGA
- the trpM gene encoding tryptophan biosynthesis modulator TrpM, giving the protein MTLVRATPTALGSAPGGPVVPADASGRRGRLRTAAAPVSKHAPLARGCRPRGCRAPARRVHGRRVRYVIGDEPGQVNGMRWRPRLARTFTYDA; this is encoded by the coding sequence ATGACCCTCGTCCGCGCCACGCCGACCGCCCTGGGCTCCGCCCCGGGCGGCCCGGTCGTGCCCGCGGACGCCTCGGGGCGCCGCGGCCGTCTCCGTACGGCCGCCGCCCCCGTCTCCAAGCACGCCCCGCTGGCCAGGGGCTGCCGACCGCGTGGCTGCCGCGCACCCGCCCGCCGTGTCCACGGCCGCCGGGTCCGGTACGTGATCGGCGACGAGCCGGGCCAGGTCAACGGCATGCGATGGCGCCCGCGCCTCGCGCGCACCTTCACGTACGACGCATAG
- a CDS encoding TIGR03085 family metal-binding protein codes for MSTHAKRERLLLADLLEAAGPDAPTLCEGWRTRDLAAHVVVRERRPDAAAGAVVPALKERMDRVTAEYAEKPYEELIQLIRTGPPKFSPFTIKQVDEGANVVEFYVHAEDVRRAQSDWSARELDPVFADTLWSRLEKTARLMGRKAPVGLVLRRPNGQTAVAHRGTPVVTASGEPGELLMYLYGRQDSAKVALEGEPDAIERLRETKQLGI; via the coding sequence ATGTCGACGCATGCGAAACGTGAACGGCTTCTGCTCGCCGATCTGTTGGAGGCGGCGGGCCCGGACGCCCCGACGCTCTGCGAGGGCTGGCGGACCCGGGACCTCGCCGCCCATGTGGTGGTGCGCGAGCGGCGGCCGGACGCGGCGGCGGGTGCGGTCGTGCCGGCGCTGAAGGAGCGGATGGACCGGGTGACGGCGGAATACGCCGAGAAGCCGTACGAGGAGCTGATCCAGCTCATCCGCACGGGGCCGCCGAAGTTCTCGCCGTTCACGATCAAGCAGGTGGACGAGGGGGCGAACGTCGTGGAGTTCTACGTCCACGCGGAGGACGTACGGCGTGCCCAGTCCGACTGGTCGGCGCGCGAGCTCGACCCGGTCTTCGCTGACACCCTCTGGTCCCGTCTGGAGAAGACGGCCCGCCTGATGGGCCGGAAGGCCCCGGTGGGCCTGGTGCTGCGCCGCCCGAACGGCCAGACGGCGGTGGCCCACCGCGGTACCCCGGTGGTGACGGCCTCCGGGGAGCCGGGCGAGCTGCTGATGTACCTGTACGGGCGCCAGGACTCGGCGAAGGTGGCCCTGGAGGGTGAACCGGACGCGATCGAGCGGCTGCGGGAGACGAAGCAGCTGGGGATCTAG